The proteins below come from a single Streptomyces sp. B3I8 genomic window:
- a CDS encoding DUF6104 family protein, with the protein MYFTDRGIEELEKRRGEEEVTFGWLAEQLRTFVDLNPDFEVPVERLATWLARLDDEDDEE; encoded by the coding sequence ATGTACTTCACCGACCGTGGGATCGAGGAACTGGAGAAGCGGCGCGGCGAGGAGGAGGTCACCTTCGGGTGGCTCGCCGAACAACTCCGCACGTTCGTCGACCTCAACCCCGACTTCGAGGTCCCCGTGGAACGCCTGGCCACCTGGCTGGCCCGCCTGGACGACGAGGACGACGAGGAGTAA